Proteins encoded in a region of the Mesotoga sp. BH458_6_3_2_1 genome:
- the pdo gene encoding protein disulfide oxidoreductase, giving the protein MAKLLPDNITKQVKEIFSNMEGSVKALLFKSEKNCDYCSTAEQMLQELSELEAKISYEVHELDSEMAEKYSVELAPSIILLTPDGDDKGVRFLGIPAGHEFGSLLQNIVSFSKGAIPELSEESIKKIETISSPVDIKVFVTTTCPYCPKAVLTAHNIAMVNENVTAYMVEANEFQELSKKYGVSSVPQIVINDKVTFVGAYPEGQFVDQVMKAV; this is encoded by the coding sequence ATGGCGAAGCTATTGCCAGATAACATAACCAAGCAAGTGAAGGAGATTTTCAGCAACATGGAAGGTTCTGTGAAAGCCCTGCTCTTCAAGAGTGAGAAAAACTGCGATTACTGCTCGACTGCCGAGCAGATGCTACAGGAGCTCTCGGAACTCGAAGCAAAGATCAGCTATGAGGTTCATGAGTTGGATTCTGAAATGGCAGAGAAATACAGTGTTGAATTGGCTCCCAGCATAATTCTTCTCACTCCCGACGGAGACGACAAGGGCGTAAGGTTCTTGGGCATACCTGCGGGTCACGAATTTGGCTCGCTTTTGCAGAATATCGTCTCGTTTTCCAAGGGAGCCATTCCCGAGTTGTCTGAAGAGTCCATAAAAAAGATTGAAACGATTAGCTCTCCAGTAGATATAAAGGTCTTTGTAACCACCACATGCCCTTACTGCCCGAAAGCAGTTCTTACGGCGCATAATATCGCGATGGTCAATGAGAATGTGACGGCCTACATGGTCGAGGCAAACGAGTTCCAGGAACTATCAAAGAAGTACGGTGTCTCATCCGTTCCGCAGATCGTTATCAACGATAAGGTGACGTTTGTCGGAGCTTATCCCGAAGGGCAGTTTGTTGATCAAGTAATGAAGGCCGTTTAA
- the trxB gene encoding thioredoxin-disulfide reductase, which yields MSFFELGSAKKADLKEYYDVTIIGGGPGGITAGIYAVQAGLKPIIVEKALDGGQMNNTQTVENWTGFTTISGMELSEKMADHARAFDVPFVYAEVVDIETNGLEKAVVLDNGKRIKSRVIIVATGSNPRKLGVKGEEEFKGRGISYCATCDGHFFSDKHIAVIGGGNSALDESLYLSKMVSKITVIQNLPKLTADRLLQTKLNDTGKVEYIYSSVVDSVEGDSQVRKVNIKDVNSSETTSLGVDGIFVFIGLIPNTQFLKGKLEMNEFGYIKADDFMETRTKGVYAIGDVREKEVRQIVTAAADGAIAIYHAARNYFND from the coding sequence ATGTCGTTCTTCGAACTCGGAAGCGCGAAGAAAGCCGATTTGAAAGAGTATTACGATGTCACGATTATTGGAGGCGGTCCGGGGGGAATTACTGCAGGAATATACGCCGTCCAGGCCGGTCTGAAACCAATAATTGTAGAGAAAGCGCTCGACGGCGGTCAAATGAACAACACACAGACTGTAGAGAACTGGACCGGGTTCACAACCATCAGCGGAATGGAACTGAGCGAAAAGATGGCCGACCATGCGAGAGCCTTCGATGTTCCCTTCGTATATGCGGAGGTTGTAGATATCGAAACCAATGGACTCGAGAAGGCAGTGGTCCTTGACAACGGAAAGAGAATAAAGTCCAGGGTAATAATAGTGGCTACAGGATCAAATCCCAGAAAGCTCGGCGTGAAAGGCGAAGAGGAGTTCAAGGGCAGAGGGATCAGCTACTGTGCGACTTGTGACGGTCACTTTTTCTCCGACAAGCACATTGCGGTCATTGGCGGCGGAAACAGCGCTCTTGACGAATCACTCTACTTGAGCAAAATGGTGAGCAAAATAACCGTGATTCAAAATCTCCCGAAGCTAACGGCCGACAGACTTCTGCAGACGAAACTGAACGATACTGGGAAGGTCGAGTACATATACAGTTCTGTTGTGGATTCGGTTGAAGGTGATTCACAAGTCAGAAAGGTAAACATCAAGGATGTCAACAGCAGTGAGACAACTTCGTTGGGGGTCGATGGAATCTTCGTGTTCATAGGTTTGATTCCAAACACCCAGTTCCTCAAGGGAAAGCTCGAAATGAATGAGTTTGGATACATAAAGGCCGATGATTTTATGGAGACAAGAACGAAAGGCGTCTATGCAATAGGAGATGTAAGAGAGAAGGAAGTTCGGCAGATCGTTACCGCGGCCGCCGATGGAGCAATAGCGATTTATCACGCGGCAAGAAACTATTTCAATGACTGA
- a CDS encoding LD-carboxypeptidase has translation MRRVWLILMLCVGMFLTSSVLISKEIRTIFVTAPASFPERSKLEAGVSALRNVGYRVIVGRSCEVSLSSREKANELNDAFANPEYDAIIAARGGYGSYNLLDWLDWEVIASNPKPLVGYSDITALLLSIYFKTGQTTFHGPMVAVELGSDTRSVQNIAAIFNGESTIRFNYQSIPVIEGKMIGRLIPANLSLFQALQGTEYLGSLKDAILVLEDVSETKESLERMIWNIAHLDDFSSLRGVVFAGFTEIKNGDLDDIKRMIHDYFLDKEIPVWIGLPSYHGDFPKVVLPVGRWVEIDMEKGTIEIVSVPEAKIK, from the coding sequence ATGAGAAGGGTATGGTTGATACTTATGTTGTGTGTTGGCATGTTTTTGACTTCGTCCGTATTGATTTCTAAAGAGATAAGAACGATTTTCGTTACAGCACCGGCAAGCTTTCCCGAAAGATCGAAGCTCGAGGCCGGCGTAAGCGCCTTGAGAAATGTGGGATACAGAGTCATAGTAGGCAGAAGCTGCGAAGTCTCTCTTTCTTCTAGAGAAAAGGCAAATGAGCTGAACGACGCTTTTGCGAATCCGGAGTACGATGCAATTATTGCGGCGAGAGGAGGATATGGTTCGTACAACCTCCTCGATTGGCTCGATTGGGAGGTAATTGCTTCTAATCCAAAGCCTCTGGTAGGTTACAGCGATATCACGGCCTTGCTCCTCTCCATCTATTTCAAGACCGGTCAAACGACATTTCACGGTCCAATGGTTGCCGTTGAGCTTGGATCGGATACCAGGTCCGTCCAGAACATCGCCGCTATCTTCAACGGTGAAAGTACGATTCGCTTCAACTATCAGTCTATCCCGGTAATCGAAGGAAAGATGATCGGCAGATTAATTCCAGCCAATCTTTCATTGTTCCAGGCGCTTCAGGGAACAGAGTATCTCGGTTCTCTTAAGGACGCGATCCTCGTGCTTGAAGATGTGAGTGAGACAAAAGAGTCTCTTGAAAGGATGATCTGGAATATTGCACATCTCGATGACTTCTCATCTCTTAGGGGGGTCGTTTTTGCGGGATTCACGGAGATAAAGAACGGCGACCTGGATGATATCAAGAGAATGATTCACGACTATTTTCTCGATAAGGAAATACCCGTCTGGATTGGCTTACCAAGTTATCATGGTGACTTTCCTAAAGTCGTTCTTCCGGTGGGCCGCTGGGTAGAGATTGACATGGAAAAGGGAACAATAGAGATAGTATCGGTTCCCGAAGCGAAGATAAAATAA
- a CDS encoding amino acid ABC transporter ATP-binding protein encodes MKDEKVILKLLNLTKSFDGQVVLKDVSFEVKEGDVIAVLGASGAGKTTLLRCINNLITPDRGEVFFKGSQVQRTKHSIRAFRSRVGFVFQRFNLISHLKIIDNVALPLVKVKNMTWVDARKAAEVQLSQVGLADKLNNHPSQLSGGQQQRVGIARALVMNPDIVLLDEPTSALDPSLVGEVMRVIRRLSSEGRTMIIVTHEVEFAKHIANRVIFFKNGEISADCSPAQFFDSMSEEIAEFLTDLSAIV; translated from the coding sequence ATGAAGGATGAAAAAGTAATACTCAAACTCTTGAACCTGACCAAGTCATTTGACGGCCAGGTGGTTCTTAAGGATGTCTCCTTTGAAGTCAAGGAGGGTGACGTGATTGCCGTTCTCGGCGCTTCCGGGGCAGGAAAGACAACTCTCCTCCGCTGTATCAACAATTTAATCACTCCCGACAGGGGCGAGGTATTTTTCAAAGGTAGTCAGGTGCAGCGAACGAAGCATTCAATAAGGGCCTTCAGGTCAAGAGTTGGATTCGTATTTCAGAGATTCAACTTGATAAGTCACCTCAAAATCATCGACAATGTTGCGCTTCCTCTCGTAAAAGTAAAAAACATGACTTGGGTTGATGCCAGAAAGGCGGCCGAAGTTCAGCTAAGTCAAGTCGGCCTCGCCGACAAGTTGAACAATCACCCGTCTCAGCTTTCAGGAGGCCAGCAGCAGAGAGTGGGCATAGCCAGAGCACTAGTCATGAATCCCGATATCGTGCTCCTGGACGAACCTACTTCCGCTCTCGATCCGTCGCTCGTCGGTGAGGTCATGAGGGTAATCAGGCGGCTTTCTTCGGAAGGTAGAACCATGATTATCGTCACGCACGAAGTTGAATTTGCAAAGCACATTGCCAATCGTGTGATCTTCTTCAAGAACGGTGAAATCTCAGCGGATTGCAGTCCAGCCCAGTTCTTCGACTCAATGTCGGAGGAAATAGCCGAGTTTTTGACGGACCTCTCGGCAATTGTGTAG
- a CDS encoding amino acid ABC transporter permease, which yields MSRAMSKITLGIIVAGLLWFSYSSVSAVYPFNWSTLTKYYKLFLDGIVTTLQLSVIALALAVIVGIAVALARDSKVNLLRDAGTLYVWFFRNMPLLVVILLVYYGFGSAVNVDRFWAGVISLSLFEGAYVGEIFRAGIDAVPSGEKEAGEAMGLYRSQIMFSIVFPQAFRISIPPLIGQLVTLIKDSSLVSVIALGDLTMKARQVGTQTLAVFEAYIVLAACYLVMTSLVSLVGRILERRLAIP from the coding sequence ATGTCAAGAGCGATGTCGAAGATTACTCTGGGGATTATTGTCGCCGGTCTACTCTGGTTCTCCTACTCATCTGTATCGGCCGTTTACCCCTTTAACTGGAGCACCCTGACGAAGTATTACAAACTTTTTCTAGACGGCATAGTGACTACTCTTCAGCTAAGTGTCATCGCTCTTGCTCTTGCAGTGATTGTCGGAATAGCCGTAGCTCTCGCAAGAGATTCAAAGGTCAACCTTTTGCGTGATGCCGGTACACTGTATGTCTGGTTTTTCAGGAACATGCCATTACTGGTCGTCATCCTTCTTGTTTACTACGGCTTTGGATCGGCGGTCAATGTTGATAGATTCTGGGCAGGCGTGATCTCCCTCTCGTTGTTTGAGGGAGCCTACGTTGGTGAGATCTTTCGAGCCGGCATTGACGCCGTTCCTTCTGGGGAGAAGGAGGCCGGAGAAGCGATGGGCCTGTATAGGAGCCAGATAATGTTTTCGATCGTATTTCCTCAGGCATTCAGGATCTCAATCCCGCCTCTTATAGGTCAGCTGGTCACTCTGATAAAGGACAGCTCTCTCGTATCAGTCATCGCACTGGGCGATCTCACAATGAAAGCGAGACAGGTCGGAACTCAAACTCTGGCGGTCTTTGAAGCTTATATAGTACTGGCCGCCTGCTATCTCGTAATGACCTCCCTTGTATCTCTAGTGGGAAGGATACTTGAAAGGAGGCTCGCTATTCCATGA
- a CDS encoding transporter substrate-binding domain-containing protein, with protein MKKLLLVLVLLCMTLAFGSLIDDVKQRGVLRVGQDAGYMPLYGTNPDGDRIGLEVDILKKMAEILDVKLEFVVVNWDGIIPALVSNKFDIIWSAMTITPERALRVNFTDPYLTVGQIILYNTNKYELPPTEEDLNDPDVKIAVQLGSTGAEAANRLLSEAQIFMFETIDEAAFQVASGRADAMIFDSIYARFMAKKYDQLEVTEDLLTREDFGVAIPKGDFETLQWMNTFIQWIKTTGTLQELQDYWFVEYEPEF; from the coding sequence ATGAAGAAGTTACTGCTGGTTTTGGTTTTACTCTGTATGACCCTGGCATTTGGAAGTCTCATCGATGACGTCAAGCAGAGAGGTGTACTGCGAGTCGGACAGGACGCAGGCTACATGCCCCTTTACGGAACGAATCCCGACGGCGACCGCATAGGGCTGGAAGTCGATATTCTGAAGAAGATGGCCGAGATACTAGATGTGAAGCTGGAATTTGTTGTTGTAAACTGGGACGGAATAATTCCCGCTCTCGTTTCAAACAAGTTCGACATCATCTGGTCTGCGATGACTATTACTCCGGAAAGGGCATTGAGAGTCAACTTTACTGATCCGTATCTAACTGTGGGTCAGATAATTCTCTACAACACGAACAAGTATGAACTCCCACCCACTGAAGAAGATTTGAACGATCCAGATGTCAAGATCGCCGTACAACTTGGATCGACAGGTGCGGAGGCTGCGAACAGGCTTCTCTCAGAAGCTCAGATCTTCATGTTTGAGACAATCGACGAGGCGGCCTTCCAGGTGGCTTCGGGGCGGGCCGACGCAATGATCTTCGACTCGATCTACGCGAGATTCATGGCCAAGAAATACGACCAGCTTGAAGTGACTGAAGACCTCCTCACCAGAGAGGACTTCGGCGTGGCTATCCCAAAGGGTGATTTCGAGACGCTCCAGTGGATGAACACTTTCATTCAGTGGATAAAGACAACGGGTACACTCCAAGAACTCCAAGACTACTGGTTCGTAGAATACGAGCCCGAGTTCTAA
- a CDS encoding deoxynucleoside kinase yields MGKIIVLAGNVGAGKSTIADAIAEGLGYKIHFESVSDNPFLEDFYYDQKRWSYHLQTYFLYHRYCSLKSAEESENTVFDRSIYEDKEIFARNLFETGKMSDREFNAYVTMFDSMIKYLKKPDLLVYIDADVDTILARIRRRGRQMETAVPIAYWEQLDRLYSSWIRDYDLSPIYKIDARSVDIVINPEKAQQITKEIMRIL; encoded by the coding sequence TTGGGCAAGATAATAGTCCTCGCCGGCAATGTCGGTGCCGGCAAATCTACGATTGCAGACGCAATAGCAGAAGGACTGGGTTATAAGATTCACTTCGAGTCGGTATCCGATAATCCTTTCCTTGAAGACTTCTACTACGATCAGAAGCGTTGGTCGTATCATCTCCAGACTTACTTTCTATACCACAGATACTGCTCCCTAAAGAGTGCCGAGGAGAGTGAAAATACGGTATTTGATCGTTCAATATACGAAGACAAAGAGATTTTCGCTCGAAACCTTTTCGAGACCGGAAAGATGTCCGACAGGGAATTCAATGCGTATGTGACAATGTTCGACTCAATGATCAAGTATCTCAAGAAGCCTGATCTCCTGGTCTATATAGATGCCGATGTTGACACCATTCTGGCGAGAATAAGACGCAGGGGAAGACAAATGGAAACTGCGGTCCCTATTGCCTACTGGGAACAACTCGACAGACTTTACTCCAGCTGGATAAGAGATTACGATCTTTCGCCGATTTACAAGATAGATGCGAGATCCGTCGATATTGTGATCAATCCGGAGAAGGCTCAGCAGATCACGAAAGAGATTATGAGAATTCTATAG
- a CDS encoding 4Fe-4S binding protein yields MKNRYQKTRLAVQIVFFVLILYISVGHYLAEKHIAELPGVASLHAVCPFGGVVTIYNLVTDGSYIQKIHPSNLYVMGGLLASLIIAGAFFCGWICPLGSVQEWFGKLGKRVLRSHYNKVPVLLDKILRSGKYLMLLFVIIQTARTATLLFSNFDPYYNLFNIWTDEIAITGYIAVFLTIGASFFVERPFCRYACPLGAITVLFNSFSLINIRRRASTCIDCELCDIACPVGIDVSKVTVVRSPACNRCLKCVAVCPTNENGTLATRAFFSRKSDTRRKEIPARIYILVAALAFLLPIMISVFVGAFETEKTRVYVVPEDIKGSTSFAEIIDNYSLSKEQLFNSLGIPESASVELKIKDLTGILGFVGEEEVISREHIALLVDKYNDPITSMADRAKADFTEILSLVESAGLNGSDSVSEVMKEGPRGLFAYLFSGRWPSESSAVDTLVIEAPLEDHGKSTSIDIKGSTSLSDISSSVEDFEAFLEHFGIPKDEPVTSQLKDLKTKYGIEVSDIKEYLSEER; encoded by the coding sequence GTGAAAAACCGCTACCAGAAAACACGATTGGCAGTCCAGATAGTCTTCTTTGTTCTTATACTGTATATCAGCGTTGGTCATTATCTTGCAGAAAAACATATAGCTGAACTGCCCGGGGTTGCAAGCCTTCATGCGGTCTGTCCATTCGGCGGTGTTGTGACAATATATAATCTAGTTACCGATGGCAGCTACATTCAAAAAATTCATCCTTCGAACCTCTATGTTATGGGAGGATTGTTGGCTTCGCTTATTATAGCAGGTGCCTTCTTCTGCGGCTGGATCTGTCCTCTGGGGAGCGTCCAAGAGTGGTTTGGAAAGCTGGGAAAGAGGGTACTAAGATCTCATTACAATAAGGTCCCCGTTCTTCTCGACAAGATACTGAGATCTGGTAAGTACTTGATGCTTCTATTTGTGATAATTCAGACGGCTAGAACGGCAACTCTGCTTTTCAGCAACTTTGATCCCTATTATAATCTGTTCAACATTTGGACTGACGAAATCGCTATTACTGGTTACATTGCAGTCTTCCTCACGATTGGGGCTTCCTTCTTCGTTGAGAGACCCTTTTGTCGTTATGCATGTCCATTGGGAGCGATTACCGTCTTATTCAACTCATTCAGCCTAATTAACATTCGAAGAAGAGCTTCCACCTGTATTGACTGTGAGCTGTGTGATATCGCCTGCCCAGTCGGCATAGACGTTTCGAAAGTGACCGTTGTGAGGAGTCCAGCGTGCAACAGATGTCTGAAGTGTGTTGCCGTCTGCCCAACGAACGAAAATGGAACGCTTGCAACAAGGGCATTTTTCAGTAGAAAATCCGATACCCGAAGAAAGGAGATTCCAGCAAGGATTTATATTCTCGTTGCAGCCCTCGCCTTTCTTCTGCCGATAATGATTTCTGTCTTTGTCGGCGCTTTCGAGACGGAAAAGACCAGAGTCTACGTTGTTCCGGAAGATATCAAGGGTTCAACATCTTTTGCCGAGATAATCGACAACTATTCACTTTCAAAAGAACAGCTCTTCAATAGTCTGGGAATTCCCGAATCGGCTTCAGTAGAATTGAAAATCAAAGATCTAACTGGGATTCTGGGTTTTGTTGGTGAAGAAGAGGTCATTTCTAGAGAGCACATCGCACTCTTAGTCGACAAATACAATGATCCAATCACTTCAATGGCCGACCGCGCCAAAGCAGATTTCACCGAGATTCTCTCACTCGTAGAATCGGCCGGTCTCAATGGATCGGATTCGGTCTCTGAGGTTATGAAGGAAGGACCCCGCGGGTTGTTCGCATATCTCTTCAGCGGAAGATGGCCATCTGAATCGTCCGCAGTTGATACACTTGTCATTGAAGCGCCTTTAGAAGACCACGGCAAATCGACTTCAATTGACATCAAGGGTTCAACAAGCCTTTCCGATATCAGCTCGTCTGTTGAGGATTTCGAAGCTTTTCTCGAGCATTTCGGAATACCAAAGGATGAGCCCGTGACATCGCAATTGAAAGATTTGAAAACAAAATACGGCATCGAAGTATCCGATATAAAGGAATATCTCTCTGAAGAGAGATGA
- a CDS encoding glycerate kinase — protein MREIREDARYIIEKSVEAVQPESSVKKALEKAGLTGPIFLLAIGKAAWRMASAAKEKLGQEIESGIVITKYGYSQGEIEGIEVFEAGHPILDIKTVEATEHALKVIESRKPEKLLFLISGGGSALFEKPVEGVTFEDLVQINNKLFRSGASIVEVNTVRKHLSSVKGGRFARLVAPSQIFTLVLSDVLGDRLDSIASGPAYPDSSTSEEALAVIEKYGLKPRPEVLEALKVETPDRLHNVQTEVIGSITRACESAVTFARELGYNTSILTTSLDCEARDAGLFLAAIAREELFDRPLKRPAALIVGGETVVHVRGEGLGGRCQELALAFSIAANGMENVSLACIGTDGTDGPTDAAGAIVGGRSMQRMIDAGIDPHRFLLDNDSYHALEKSGDLVKTGPTGTNVNDLIVLLCE, from the coding sequence ATGAGAGAAATCAGAGAAGACGCCAGGTACATAATAGAAAAGTCTGTTGAAGCAGTTCAGCCAGAGAGCTCAGTGAAGAAGGCTCTCGAGAAGGCAGGACTTACCGGTCCGATCTTTCTACTGGCAATTGGGAAAGCGGCTTGGAGAATGGCAAGTGCAGCGAAGGAGAAGCTTGGCCAGGAAATCGAAAGCGGAATAGTCATCACCAAGTATGGCTACAGTCAAGGAGAAATAGAAGGTATAGAGGTTTTCGAGGCTGGCCATCCGATTCTCGATATAAAGACGGTTGAGGCCACCGAGCATGCACTGAAAGTCATAGAGTCCAGAAAGCCCGAAAAACTTCTCTTTCTTATTTCAGGCGGTGGATCGGCGCTTTTTGAGAAACCTGTTGAAGGGGTCACTTTCGAGGATCTCGTTCAGATTAACAATAAGCTATTCCGGTCCGGAGCAAGCATTGTTGAAGTCAATACAGTCCGGAAGCATCTCTCGTCAGTTAAGGGAGGTCGCTTTGCCAGGCTTGTCGCTCCATCGCAGATATTCACGCTGGTGCTTTCCGATGTGCTGGGAGATCGACTCGATTCAATAGCGTCCGGTCCCGCATATCCTGATAGCAGCACAAGCGAGGAGGCCCTGGCCGTTATTGAGAAGTATGGACTAAAACCAAGACCGGAGGTACTTGAAGCTCTAAAGGTTGAGACCCCTGATCGACTCCACAACGTTCAGACGGAGGTTATAGGGAGTATTACAAGGGCCTGCGAATCTGCGGTCACATTCGCAAGAGAGCTCGGATACAACACCTCTATCCTCACAACTTCCCTCGACTGCGAGGCAAGAGATGCGGGTTTATTTCTTGCCGCAATCGCGAGGGAAGAGCTTTTCGACAGGCCTTTGAAGAGACCGGCGGCGCTGATCGTTGGTGGTGAGACCGTTGTACACGTTAGAGGCGAAGGCCTCGGAGGTAGATGTCAGGAACTCGCTCTTGCCTTCTCAATCGCGGCCAACGGTATGGAGAACGTTTCACTTGCCTGTATCGGAACGGACGGCACCGATGGTCCGACCGACGCCGCAGGTGCCATAGTTGGAGGCCGCTCGATGCAGAGAATGATCGACGCAGGGATTGATCCTCATCGCTTCCTGCTGGATAACGATTCGTACCATGCTCTGGAGAAATCCGGGGACCTCGTGAAGACCGGTCCTACAGGCACAAATGTGAATGATTTGATCGTCCTCCTCTGCGAATGA
- a CDS encoding carbohydrate ABC transporter permease codes for MKRLQKNTLVKTIVAWTIALVWILPLMGVVMTAIRPFSEVINGWWKFEPFNATLSNFFGALNHQTAPLYRGMINSLIIAIPATIAPLLLATLAGYGVSRYGFPLRKTFILTVVLTLALPQQMIAIPIFRIMSGLGLVDTYFGLILVHTAWGVPWITFFMRNYFKTLPADMEEAARIDGAGDFGIFFRVVLPNAFPAIASASALQFTWVWSDFFLALILVYSPGKLLATQRIPLMRGVYHVDWGLLSAASLMVMIVPILIYILLQRYYVKGMVGWTIK; via the coding sequence ATGAAGAGATTGCAGAAAAACACTCTGGTGAAGACAATCGTCGCATGGACTATCGCCCTTGTCTGGATTCTCCCGCTGATGGGTGTTGTAATGACAGCTATACGGCCCTTCAGTGAAGTAATAAATGGCTGGTGGAAATTCGAACCATTTAATGCAACTCTCTCCAATTTTTTCGGGGCGCTGAACCACCAAACTGCACCTTTGTATAGGGGAATGATAAACTCCTTGATTATCGCAATTCCTGCAACAATTGCTCCGTTGTTGCTTGCCACACTGGCGGGATATGGTGTCTCCAGATATGGCTTCCCTTTGAGGAAAACTTTTATCCTAACGGTTGTGCTTACTCTGGCCCTTCCACAACAGATGATAGCCATACCGATTTTTAGAATCATGAGCGGGCTGGGACTTGTGGATACTTATTTTGGCTTGATTCTGGTTCACACTGCATGGGGAGTACCATGGATAACCTTCTTCATGCGGAACTACTTCAAAACTCTTCCTGCCGACATGGAAGAGGCAGCGAGAATCGATGGAGCTGGAGATTTTGGGATCTTCTTTCGCGTTGTGCTCCCAAATGCATTTCCAGCCATCGCTTCGGCTTCAGCTCTTCAGTTTACCTGGGTTTGGAGCGATTTCTTCCTAGCACTCATCCTTGTCTATTCTCCCGGAAAATTGCTTGCGACTCAAAGAATTCCTTTGATGCGCGGCGTCTACCACGTAGACTGGGGATTGCTTTCCGCAGCATCTTTGATGGTTATGATCGTTCCAATTCTAATTTATATCCTGTTGCAGAGGTATTACGTAAAGGGAATGGTAGGTTGGACGATTAAATAG
- a CDS encoding carbohydrate ABC transporter permease, translating into MALRKAKLKHFSYFILPALFLLVVFVLYPTLNTIFLSFADEEGSLSLSNYREVFSSRDILDTRGFERGFPFGSLIHNIMWIAIHLPLTTIVGLSLAVLLRGVKGGGIVKSIIFLGMVMPMIVGGIMIRFMFEENVGVVNLVLQTFGLEAKTWTAYPETALLALIFGSVWLWTGFSMILYSAGLETIPNTYYEAAQIDGASKAKMLFKITIPLLKPITVVVLTMTLLWELKVFDIVYIATMGGPGGSSNVLALQMYLYGFREWDFGKSAVVAVLITASTLLAAIPMMKSAGDEAE; encoded by the coding sequence TTGGCTTTAAGAAAGGCTAAGTTAAAGCATTTCTCCTACTTTATCCTGCCGGCCCTGTTTCTTCTGGTCGTTTTTGTTTTATACCCCACTCTAAACACAATATTCTTGAGTTTCGCGGATGAAGAAGGAAGCCTCTCTCTTTCAAATTATAGAGAGGTTTTCTCCAGCAGAGATATTCTAGATACCCGCGGCTTCGAAAGAGGCTTCCCCTTTGGTTCCCTAATTCACAATATTATGTGGATCGCAATCCACCTTCCCCTCACGACAATAGTCGGATTGTCTCTTGCAGTTCTACTGCGAGGTGTTAAGGGAGGTGGAATCGTCAAATCCATAATATTCCTCGGAATGGTAATGCCGATGATTGTCGGTGGAATAATGATCAGGTTCATGTTTGAGGAGAATGTGGGAGTTGTTAACCTGGTTCTCCAAACGTTTGGACTGGAGGCGAAGACCTGGACTGCATATCCAGAGACTGCACTGCTTGCACTGATCTTCGGTTCAGTATGGTTGTGGACAGGTTTCTCAATGATTCTTTATTCTGCCGGACTTGAGACCATACCGAACACGTATTACGAGGCCGCTCAAATAGATGGTGCCTCGAAAGCAAAGATGCTGTTCAAGATCACGATTCCTTTGCTGAAACCCATAACCGTAGTTGTTCTTACCATGACTCTTCTGTGGGAATTGAAGGTCTTCGATATCGTCTATATAGCAACGATGGGAGGTCCTGGTGGTTCATCGAACGTTCTTGCACTTCAAATGTATCTATACGGTTTTCGAGAGTGGGATTTTGGAAAGTCGGCAGTTGTTGCCGTGCTAATTACTGCTTCCACCCTGCTTGCAGCAATTCCCATGATGAAGTCCGCAGGAGATGAGGCAGAATGA